The following coding sequences lie in one Aquipuribacter nitratireducens genomic window:
- a CDS encoding RidA family protein encodes MAHDDATPVDAAHDEEPSEEAPVELSGTPTERLAQLGLELPATPAPLAAYVPAVRSGDLVYTSGQLPMVDGALPKTGVVGDEAVDVTPEEAAALARRCALNALAAVASVVDLDSVVRVVKVTGFVASAPGFTAQPVVVNGASELLGQVFGDSGRHARSAVGVSALPLGAPVEVEVVVQVG; translated from the coding sequence GTGGCGCACGACGACGCGACGCCCGTCGATGCGGCCCACGACGAAGAGCCCTCGGAGGAGGCGCCGGTCGAGCTCAGCGGCACCCCGACCGAGCGCCTCGCCCAGCTCGGTCTCGAGCTGCCGGCGACACCCGCGCCGCTGGCCGCGTACGTCCCGGCCGTGCGCAGCGGCGACCTCGTCTACACCTCCGGCCAGCTGCCGATGGTCGACGGTGCGCTGCCGAAGACGGGCGTGGTCGGCGACGAGGCCGTCGACGTCACGCCGGAGGAGGCCGCCGCGCTGGCGCGACGCTGCGCGCTCAACGCCCTCGCCGCCGTCGCGTCGGTCGTCGACCTCGACTCGGTGGTGCGCGTCGTGAAGGTGACGGGCTTCGTCGCGAGCGCGCCGGGCTTCACCGCCCAGCCCGTCGTGGTCAACGGCGCCTCGGAGCTCCTCGGCCAGGTCTTCGGCGACTCCGGCCGCCACGCCCGCTCCGCGGTGGGCGTCTCGGCCCTGCCCCTCGGCGCGCCGGTCGAGGTGGAGGTCGTCGTCCAGGTCGGCTGA
- a CDS encoding NUDIX domain-containing protein: MSEPEATALRLPRAGDEHARRWLESGSPAGPEPVPAASVCVLRDGPAGGVEVLWLTRGRRLRTWPGLLAFPGGAVEDTDRRRRPDDPAPPDRFTVLARTAARECAEETGVAPDPRTLRPFARWVTPEHEPRRFDTTFLVTVVEAPDGPDDAAAPATPDEVHELGWASPPTLLEDVRDGARAALPPTRAVLSALGSAATGPHPSGTVAATEVADRLVDAGTLVPVVPRAAWHDGPPGEDGRPDVALLLPRHAGALS; encoded by the coding sequence ATGAGCGAGCCCGAGGCCACGGCGCTGCGGCTGCCGCGCGCCGGTGACGAGCACGCCCGGCGCTGGCTGGAGTCCGGCAGCCCCGCGGGACCGGAGCCGGTCCCCGCCGCGAGCGTCTGCGTCCTGCGGGACGGGCCGGCCGGCGGGGTCGAGGTGCTGTGGCTCACCCGCGGGCGTCGGCTGCGCACGTGGCCGGGCCTGCTCGCGTTCCCCGGCGGTGCGGTCGAGGACACCGACCGGCGTCGCCGCCCCGACGACCCAGCACCTCCCGACCGCTTCACCGTGCTCGCGCGGACGGCCGCCCGCGAGTGCGCGGAGGAGACGGGCGTCGCGCCGGACCCGCGCACGCTGCGGCCCTTCGCACGGTGGGTGACGCCCGAGCACGAGCCCCGTCGTTTCGACACGACCTTCCTCGTGACGGTCGTCGAGGCGCCCGACGGGCCGGACGACGCAGCGGCGCCGGCGACCCCGGACGAGGTGCACGAGCTCGGGTGGGCCTCGCCCCCGACGCTGCTCGAGGACGTCCGCGACGGCGCACGAGCCGCCCTGCCGCCCACCCGTGCCGTCCTCTCCGCCCTCGGGTCCGCCGCCACCGGTCCACACCCGTCCGGGACGGTCGCGGCCACCGAGGTCGCCGACCGGCTCGTCGACGCCGGCACGCTCGTGCCGGTCGTGCCCCGCGCCGCCTGGCACGACGGCCCGCCGGGGGAGGACGGCCGGCCGGACGTCGCCCTGCTGCTGCCGCGGCACGCGGGGGCGCTGTCGTGA
- a CDS encoding MBL fold metallo-hydrolase — protein MTGEPRLVRADNPGPMTLEGTNTCLLGAERVLVVDPGPADDAHVAAVLAAAGDALAGVLLTHRHPDHAEALGHPLLRDALAAAGGTVLAADPALGSAPDADRLGAATDEPVELLAVPGHTDDSVALVLPRRRAVLTGDTVLGRGTSVVAHPDGDLTDYLTSLAALRARVGGDGSWRGLPGHGPVLPDLVRALGDLLAHRHARVEQVRTALTALGDDLDDDLDGDALVDAVVARVYPEVTDPVLVHAAGRTVRATLVHLARPATA, from the coding sequence GTGACGGGCGAGCCGCGTCTCGTGCGTGCGGACAACCCCGGCCCCATGACGCTCGAGGGCACGAACACGTGTCTGCTGGGGGCCGAGCGGGTCCTCGTCGTCGACCCGGGGCCCGCCGACGACGCCCACGTCGCGGCCGTGCTCGCGGCCGCCGGTGACGCGCTCGCGGGAGTGCTGCTCACCCACCGCCACCCCGACCACGCCGAGGCGCTCGGGCACCCGCTGCTGCGCGACGCCCTCGCCGCGGCCGGGGGGACGGTGCTCGCCGCCGACCCGGCCCTCGGGTCGGCCCCCGACGCCGACCGGCTCGGGGCCGCCACCGACGAGCCGGTCGAGCTCCTCGCCGTGCCCGGTCACACCGACGACTCCGTCGCCCTCGTCCTGCCGCGCCGCCGGGCGGTGCTGACCGGCGACACGGTCCTCGGACGGGGCACCTCGGTCGTCGCCCACCCCGACGGCGACCTCACGGACTACCTCACGTCGCTCGCGGCGCTGCGGGCGCGCGTCGGGGGCGACGGCAGCTGGCGGGGGCTGCCCGGTCACGGACCCGTCCTGCCGGACCTGGTCCGCGCCCTCGGGGACCTGCTCGCGCACCGGCACGCCCGCGTCGAGCAGGTGCGCACCGCCCTCACCGCGCTGGGTGACGACCTCGACGACGACCTCGACGGTGACGCGCTCGTCGACGCGGTGGTCGCCCGCGTCTACCCGGAGGTCACCGACCCGGTCCTCGTCCACGCGGCCGGACGCACCGTCCGGGCGACGCTCGTCCACCTCGCCCGCCCCGCGACCGCATGA
- a CDS encoding NUDIX hydrolase, with translation MTEAPRTSRWRVHGERSLYDSEWVSLHLVDVEHPDGHRYEHHALRQPVPAVGCLVVREQGAAGDPEVLLLHRHRVVTGRDGWEVPAGRLEPGEGVEAAAARETLEETGWLVDDVRHVSGFHPIGGVGDHRFEVCTAVPVERRGAHDPAEADEVRWWSRAGARELVATGQVPEGLSLVALLWWLAGL, from the coding sequence ATGACCGAGGCACCCCGCACCAGCCGGTGGCGGGTCCACGGCGAGCGCAGTCTCTACGACAGCGAGTGGGTGTCGCTGCACCTGGTCGACGTCGAGCACCCCGACGGGCACCGCTACGAGCACCACGCGCTGCGTCAGCCCGTGCCGGCGGTCGGCTGCCTCGTCGTCCGGGAGCAGGGAGCGGCCGGTGATCCGGAGGTCCTCCTGCTCCACCGGCACCGGGTCGTCACGGGCCGGGACGGGTGGGAGGTGCCCGCGGGGCGGCTCGAGCCCGGCGAGGGCGTCGAGGCCGCCGCGGCCCGCGAGACCCTCGAGGAGACCGGCTGGCTCGTCGACGACGTCCGGCACGTCAGCGGCTTCCACCCCATCGGCGGGGTGGGCGACCACCGCTTCGAGGTGTGCACGGCGGTGCCGGTCGAGCGCCGCGGCGCGCACGACCCGGCCGAGGCCGACGAGGTCCGGTGGTGGTCCCGTGCGGGGGCCCGGGAGCTCGTCGCGACGGGACAGGTACCGGAGGGTCTCAGCCTCGTCGCCCTGCTCTGGTGGCTCGCGGGGCTGTGA
- a CDS encoding Crp/Fnr family transcriptional regulator — MAEEVLRRAPLLAALDEDSARALVARMRPVELARGERLFHEGDPGDALYVIETGKIKLGRRAADGRENLLAILGPGEMFGELSLFDPGPRVATAVAVSAGRVHSLTRDDFVPLLDQPRVALSLLAALGRRLRRTNEALADLVFSDVPGRVAKALLDLARRFGRQTDDGVLVAHDLTQEELAQLVGASRETVNKALADFAGRGWLRLEARAVTILDVERLRRRAR, encoded by the coding sequence ATGGCCGAGGAGGTCCTGCGAAGGGCACCGCTGCTCGCCGCCCTCGACGAGGACTCCGCACGGGCCCTCGTCGCGCGCATGCGCCCCGTCGAGCTCGCGCGGGGCGAGCGCCTCTTCCACGAGGGCGACCCCGGTGACGCCCTCTACGTCATCGAGACCGGCAAGATCAAGCTGGGCCGGCGGGCGGCCGACGGGCGCGAGAACCTCCTCGCGATCCTCGGCCCCGGCGAGATGTTCGGCGAGCTCTCCCTCTTCGACCCGGGGCCGCGCGTCGCGACGGCCGTGGCGGTCTCCGCGGGGCGGGTGCACTCGCTGACCCGCGACGACTTCGTCCCGCTCCTGGACCAGCCCCGGGTCGCGCTGTCGCTGCTCGCCGCGCTCGGGCGCCGGCTGCGCCGCACGAACGAGGCGCTCGCCGACCTCGTCTTCTCCGACGTCCCCGGTCGCGTGGCCAAGGCGCTCCTCGACCTCGCCCGCCGGTTCGGCCGCCAGACCGACGACGGGGTCCTCGTCGCCCACGACCTCACCCAGGAGGAGCTCGCCCAGCTCGTCGGGGCGAGCCGGGAGACGGTGAACAAGGCGCTCGCGGACTTCGCCGGCCGGGGCTGGCTGCGGCTGGAGGCTCGCGCGGTCACGATCCTCGACGTCGAGCGGCTGCGCCGCCGGGCGCGCTGA